One Actinoplanes missouriensis 431 DNA segment encodes these proteins:
- a CDS encoding ArsR/SmtB family transcription factor: MSVPLYQAKAEMFRTLGHPVRIRVLELLQDGPKPVRDLLAEIDVEASNLSQQLAVLRRAGIVTSFRDGALVMYALSTPDVADLLAAGRRILGAVLTDRDGLLVELRATSSPPARSR; the protein is encoded by the coding sequence GTGTCAGTCCCGCTGTACCAGGCGAAGGCCGAGATGTTCCGCACCCTCGGCCACCCGGTCCGGATCCGGGTGCTCGAGCTGCTGCAGGACGGCCCGAAACCGGTCCGCGACCTGCTCGCCGAGATCGACGTCGAGGCGTCGAACCTGTCGCAGCAGCTCGCCGTCCTGCGCCGGGCCGGCATCGTGACGTCGTTCCGGGACGGCGCGCTGGTGATGTACGCGCTCAGCACCCCGGACGTCGCCGACCTGCTCGCGGCAGGCCGGCGCATCCTCGGTGCGGTGCTCACCGACCGCGACGGGCTCCTGGTGGAGCTCCGCGCTACTAGTTCTCCACCCGCTCGCAGCCGGTGA
- a CDS encoding GNAT family N-acetyltransferase: MPEYPIRTERLLLRPLTVADTDGLLAYRSRPEIYPYVPGEPWDAAKVADRLATIFSNTDLTDEGQALGLGVESRETGDLVGDVVLFHRSREHLTGELGYVFNPDFGGRGYATEAAHAMLGLGFREFGLHRIMARIDERNTASANVARRLGMRREARLVENEFFKGEWTNELQFAMLAREWS, translated from the coding sequence GTGCCCGAATATCCGATCAGGACCGAACGCCTTCTCCTGCGCCCGCTGACCGTCGCGGACACCGACGGGCTGCTGGCCTACCGGTCGCGGCCGGAGATCTACCCGTACGTCCCGGGTGAGCCGTGGGACGCCGCGAAGGTCGCCGACCGGCTCGCCACCATCTTCAGCAATACCGATCTCACCGATGAGGGCCAGGCCCTCGGCCTCGGCGTCGAGTCGCGCGAGACCGGGGACCTGGTCGGTGACGTGGTGCTCTTCCACCGCAGCCGGGAGCACCTGACCGGCGAACTGGGGTATGTCTTCAACCCGGACTTCGGCGGCCGCGGTTACGCCACCGAGGCGGCCCACGCCATGCTCGGGCTCGGCTTCCGGGAGTTCGGCCTGCACCGGATCATGGCCCGGATCGACGAGCGGAACACCGCCTCGGCGAACGTCGCCCGCCGGCTCGGCATGCGCCGCGAGGCCCGGCTGGTGGAGAACGAGTTCTTCAAGGGCGAATGGACCAACGAGCTGCAGTTCGCCATGCTCGCCCGCGAGTGGTCCTAA
- a CDS encoding NAD(P)-dependent oxidoreductase: MTLTVGVLGTGIMGAAMARNLLKAGHVVQVWNRSREKAAPLEIDGADVAAMPADAVDGADVVLTMLYDGDAVSEVMRQAAPGLQAGAAWVQSTTVSLESVGELARFAEHQGLVFFDAPVLGTRQPAEAGQLTVLAAGPVDQRSVVEPVFEAVGARTVWTGADGAAGSSTRLKLVANSWVLAATHGVAESLALAKGLGVDPEDFFGLISGGPLDMGYLRAKGDAILADRLSPASFAVVTAEKDARLIVDAGQAHGVRMDVAAAGAERFRRAAEQGHGDEDMAASYYASFGS, translated from the coding sequence ATGACTTTGACCGTGGGTGTTCTGGGCACCGGGATCATGGGGGCCGCGATGGCCCGCAACCTGCTCAAAGCGGGGCATGTCGTGCAGGTCTGGAATCGGAGCCGGGAGAAGGCCGCGCCGCTGGAGATCGATGGCGCGGATGTCGCGGCGATGCCGGCGGACGCGGTCGACGGGGCGGACGTCGTGCTGACCATGCTTTATGACGGTGACGCGGTGTCCGAGGTGATGCGGCAGGCGGCGCCGGGGCTGCAGGCGGGGGCGGCGTGGGTGCAGTCGACGACGGTGAGCCTGGAGTCGGTGGGTGAGCTGGCGCGGTTCGCGGAACATCAGGGGCTGGTGTTCTTCGATGCGCCGGTGCTCGGCACGCGGCAGCCGGCCGAGGCGGGGCAGCTGACCGTGCTGGCGGCCGGGCCGGTTGATCAGCGGAGTGTGGTGGAGCCGGTGTTCGAGGCGGTCGGCGCGCGCACGGTGTGGACCGGAGCGGACGGTGCGGCCGGCTCGTCGACGCGGCTGAAGCTGGTGGCCAACAGCTGGGTGCTGGCGGCGACGCACGGTGTGGCCGAGTCGCTGGCTCTCGCGAAGGGCCTCGGCGTCGACCCGGAGGACTTCTTCGGCCTGATCAGCGGCGGTCCGCTGGACATGGGTTACCTGCGCGCGAAGGGGGACGCGATCCTTGCGGACCGGCTTTCGCCGGCCAGCTTCGCGGTGGTCACGGCCGAGAAGGACGCCCGGCTGATCGTCGATGCGGGCCAGGCCCATGGGGTACGCATGGACGTGGCGGCCGCCGGTGCCGAACGATTCCGCCGTGCGGCCGAGCAGGGTCACGGCGACGAGGACATGGCAGCTTCGTACTACGCGAGTTTCGGCAGCTGA
- a CDS encoding DUF305 domain-containing protein — MKRRFVALALTAPFLLGACGTDASTSTASTASTASTASTASTASAGGETQNVTSVAEITAGSTFNDTDVMFLQMLLDNQEQGQEMVQIAVDRAQRQDVIDMAKAVDLTQADEITMMKNWLTEWDKPARLDKRESLHADHGGLPSTGDDEIAALKKVKKVDFETAFLNLFLAHQHNAVEFAALELDKGTNEQARAYAERVKESRADQVQQMLKLLNG; from the coding sequence GTGAAGCGCCGGTTCGTAGCGCTCGCCCTGACCGCGCCGTTCCTGCTCGGCGCATGCGGCACGGACGCGTCGACGTCCACCGCCTCGACCGCGTCCACCGCCTCGACCGCGTCCACCGCCTCGACGGCTTCGGCCGGCGGCGAGACGCAGAATGTCACGTCGGTCGCCGAGATCACCGCCGGGTCGACCTTCAACGACACCGACGTGATGTTCCTGCAGATGCTCCTGGACAACCAGGAGCAGGGCCAGGAGATGGTGCAGATCGCGGTCGACCGGGCGCAGCGCCAGGACGTCATCGACATGGCCAAGGCCGTCGACCTCACGCAGGCCGACGAGATCACCATGATGAAGAACTGGCTCACCGAGTGGGACAAGCCGGCCAGGCTCGACAAGCGGGAGAGCCTGCACGCCGACCACGGCGGCCTGCCCAGCACCGGTGACGACGAGATCGCCGCGTTGAAGAAGGTGAAGAAGGTGGACTTCGAGACCGCGTTCCTCAACCTCTTCCTGGCGCACCAGCACAACGCGGTCGAGTTCGCCGCGCTCGAACTCGACAAGGGCACCAACGAGCAGGCCCGGGCGTACGCCGAGCGGGTCAAGGAATCCCGCGCCGACCAGGTGCAGCAGATGCTGAAGCTGCTCAACGGCTGA
- a CDS encoding biotin transporter BioY: MSAEEDRSVTYGVVVPGRPTGVLADVWGRSVVRDVILVAGAASAVGLAAQISIPVPGSPVPITGQTFAVVLAGATLGASRGAVAMLVYAIAGALGVPWFAGGTADWPAATGGYLVGFILAAALAGQLAALGADRKPVHTAGLMAAANALIYLFGVPWLAFATGMDLAAAASAGLIPYLIGDVLKTGLAAALLPGAWNLVGRRASAAPDRRL; encoded by the coding sequence ATGTCCGCTGAGGAGGATCGCTCCGTGACGTACGGCGTAGTGGTACCAGGACGGCCCACAGGTGTGCTGGCCGACGTCTGGGGTCGCTCGGTGGTCCGCGACGTGATCCTCGTGGCCGGCGCCGCGAGCGCCGTCGGTCTCGCCGCGCAGATCTCGATCCCGGTTCCCGGCTCGCCGGTCCCGATCACCGGGCAGACGTTCGCAGTGGTCCTCGCGGGCGCGACGCTCGGCGCCTCCCGTGGCGCCGTCGCGATGCTCGTCTACGCGATCGCCGGCGCGCTCGGCGTGCCGTGGTTCGCCGGTGGCACCGCCGACTGGCCCGCCGCGACCGGCGGGTACCTGGTCGGCTTCATCCTCGCGGCGGCCCTGGCCGGGCAACTCGCCGCCCTGGGCGCGGACCGCAAACCGGTGCACACGGCCGGCCTGATGGCGGCCGCGAACGCGCTGATCTACCTGTTCGGGGTGCCCTGGCTCGCGTTCGCGACGGGAATGGATCTGGCCGCGGCGGCGAGTGCGGGGCTCATCCCGTACCTGATCGGGGATGTGCTGAAGACCGGCCTGGCCGCAGCGTTGCTCCCGGGCGCCTGGAATCTGGTCGGCAGGCGCGCCAGCGCCGCACCCGACCGGCGCCTCTGA
- a CDS encoding sensor histidine kinase: MRWALNRLALAITSMVALAFLVPLAVATRQIAYDRAISEARQQATSMVTVLGVNSDLTELTNAVASTAAGSDGRLAIHLPAQPPIGISHLNEATVIRAAQERRSATAEAPGGIAYLQPTVLTDGRTVVVEVFVPKGDTRRGVGTAWLALGGLAIVLVGASVLLADRLGSQLVKSTRQLAAATRRLGGGELNERITPTGPRELRDAARDFNAMADDLRRLLDRERELAADLSHRLRTPLTGLRLDVEAMPPGPIAERMRQACDLLDEELEAIITGARLGSVEARGSESCDLVEMLADRLAFWSVLAEDQERPWEVVGGHEPVMVPMSRSDVILVVDAMLGNVFSHTPDGVAFRVIVSGSGLLVDDAGPGIPDPQSAVKRGFSGAGSTGLGLDIVRRAAETVRGQLVIDRSPLGGARVGFLLHSAADEPEAAPRGRRRAVS, from the coding sequence ATGAGATGGGCGCTGAACCGGCTGGCGCTGGCGATCACCTCGATGGTGGCGCTCGCCTTCCTGGTGCCGCTCGCCGTCGCGACCCGGCAGATCGCGTACGACCGGGCGATCTCCGAAGCACGTCAGCAGGCCACCTCGATGGTGACGGTGCTCGGCGTGAACAGCGACCTCACCGAGCTCACCAACGCGGTGGCCAGCACCGCTGCCGGAAGCGACGGGCGGCTCGCCATCCACCTGCCGGCCCAGCCGCCGATCGGAATCTCGCACCTCAACGAGGCCACGGTGATCCGGGCCGCGCAGGAACGCCGGTCCGCGACCGCCGAGGCGCCGGGCGGGATCGCATACCTGCAGCCCACGGTGCTGACCGACGGCCGTACCGTGGTGGTCGAGGTCTTCGTGCCGAAGGGGGACACCCGGCGCGGAGTCGGGACGGCCTGGCTCGCCCTCGGCGGACTCGCGATCGTGCTGGTCGGCGCGTCGGTGCTGCTCGCCGACCGGCTCGGCAGCCAGCTGGTGAAGTCGACCCGTCAGCTCGCGGCGGCCACCCGGCGGCTCGGCGGCGGCGAGCTGAACGAGCGGATCACCCCGACCGGCCCGCGCGAGCTGCGCGACGCGGCCCGGGACTTCAACGCGATGGCGGACGACCTGCGCCGGCTCCTGGACCGCGAGCGCGAGCTCGCCGCGGACCTTTCCCACCGATTGCGTACGCCGTTGACAGGCTTGCGCCTCGACGTGGAGGCGATGCCGCCCGGGCCGATCGCGGAACGCATGCGGCAGGCCTGTGACCTGCTGGACGAGGAGCTCGAAGCAATCATCACGGGGGCCCGGCTGGGCAGTGTCGAGGCCCGCGGCTCCGAGTCGTGCGACCTGGTCGAGATGCTCGCCGACCGGCTCGCGTTCTGGTCGGTGCTCGCCGAGGACCAGGAACGGCCGTGGGAGGTGGTCGGCGGCCACGAGCCGGTGATGGTGCCGATGTCCCGCAGCGACGTGATCCTGGTGGTCGACGCGATGCTCGGCAACGTCTTCTCGCACACCCCGGACGGTGTCGCCTTCCGGGTTATCGTCTCCGGCAGCGGCCTGCTCGTCGACGACGCCGGGCCGGGCATCCCGGACCCGCAGAGCGCGGTGAAGCGCGGATTCAGCGGCGCCGGGTCGACCGGATTGGGCCTGGACATCGTGCGCAGGGCCGCCGAAACTGTCCGTGGGCAATTGGTCATCGACCGTAGTCCGCTCGGTGGCGCCCGCGTCGGATTCCTCCTGCACAGCGCCGCTGACGAGCCCGAAGCTGCGCCCCGCGGCCGGCGTCGCGCGGTTTCATAA
- a CDS encoding lytic polysaccharide monooxygenase: MRRKIAYPLATLGMVAASTAVVASPALAHGYVSSPPSRQALCAAGTVSDCGAIQFEPQSVEAPKGSSQCNGGNANFSVLNDESRNWPATSVGNSVTFNWVLTARHRTATWVYSIDGTKVATFDDKNAIPNATVSHKVDLSGFSGRKTVLAVWNIGDTAAAFYSCVDLNIGGGGSSTTPTTTPTTAPTKAPTTAPTTSAPTTAPGTTAPTKAPTSTATAAPTSTTTAPANGTEWAPGVSYKVGDVVTYQGVSYKTRQAHTSIRSWEPSIFTLALWLPL; the protein is encoded by the coding sequence ATGCGCAGGAAGATCGCCTACCCGCTGGCTACCCTCGGGATGGTCGCTGCTTCGACCGCGGTGGTCGCGTCACCCGCCCTGGCGCACGGATACGTCTCCTCGCCCCCGAGCCGCCAGGCCCTCTGCGCCGCCGGCACCGTCTCGGACTGCGGCGCGATTCAGTTCGAGCCGCAGAGTGTCGAGGCTCCGAAGGGGTCTTCGCAATGCAACGGTGGAAACGCCAACTTCTCGGTGCTCAACGACGAATCCAGGAACTGGCCGGCCACCAGCGTCGGCAACTCGGTGACGTTCAACTGGGTCCTGACCGCGCGGCACCGGACCGCTACCTGGGTGTATTCCATCGACGGTACGAAGGTCGCCACGTTCGACGACAAGAACGCGATCCCCAACGCGACGGTCTCGCACAAGGTCGACCTGAGCGGGTTCTCCGGCCGGAAGACCGTTCTCGCGGTGTGGAACATCGGGGATACGGCAGCCGCCTTCTACAGCTGCGTGGACTTGAACATCGGTGGCGGCGGATCCTCGACGACGCCCACCACTACGCCGACCACCGCGCCGACGAAGGCGCCGACCACGGCCCCGACGACCAGCGCGCCGACCACCGCCCCCGGCACCACCGCGCCGACGAAGGCCCCGACCAGCACCGCGACGGCGGCCCCGACGAGCACCACGACGGCTCCGGCGAACGGGACCGAGTGGGCGCCGGGAGTGTCCTACAAGGTCGGTGACGTGGTCACATACCAGGGCGTGTCGTACAAGACCCGCCAGGCCCACACGTCGATCCGCAGCTGGGAGCCCTCGATCTTCACGCTCGCCCTCTGGCTGCCGCTGTGA
- a CDS encoding calcium-binding protein: MSRSVWMSRVGLTLLTTVSAGALATPAEAASTGVASVSGTKITFKAAKKKQNKVVITLSGRTVTIDDRVAIKAGKGCKKVKGDSTKVRCTTSKAPYKIYAFLSDRNDSLVNKARVRIDVDGGTGADSITGGPLNDGLYGRSGADKIRGGAGDDYLMGAEGNDRIWGGVGNDVINGQGGNDAIDGQAGQDGLNGELGNDVVYGGPGGDDLYGDVGTDRLYGGAGYDNLMAYEWDHKSPDYYSGGSDSDSISYSSAQRAISADADGVKGDDGAKGERDTIATDVEDIRGGAGNDVITGNARANQLFGGPGNDTIRGGGGDDDLYGEDGRDHLDGGAGNDELTGDDALGTRFDADTMLGGPGWDWVGYDSRAAGVVVDLDGAKGDDGKPGEKDTVGIDVEMVSGSDGNDTLTGNAYANEIIGRDGNDVIRGGGGNDEVHGGNGADAIYGEAGDDYVFEPGDGSRDKLDGGVNNDRCLLAAGEDTVTGCERVEN, translated from the coding sequence ATGTCTCGCTCCGTTTGGATGTCCCGGGTCGGTCTGACCCTTCTCACCACCGTTTCCGCCGGCGCCCTCGCGACGCCGGCCGAGGCCGCCTCCACCGGCGTGGCCTCCGTCTCCGGCACGAAGATCACCTTCAAGGCCGCCAAGAAGAAGCAGAACAAGGTCGTGATCACCCTGTCCGGGCGCACGGTCACGATCGACGACCGGGTCGCGATCAAGGCCGGCAAGGGCTGCAAGAAGGTCAAGGGCGACAGCACCAAGGTCAGGTGTACGACCTCGAAGGCGCCCTACAAGATTTACGCCTTCCTGTCCGACCGCAACGACTCGCTCGTCAACAAGGCCCGGGTGCGGATCGACGTCGACGGTGGCACCGGCGCGGACAGCATCACCGGCGGTCCGCTCAACGACGGGCTGTACGGCCGCAGCGGCGCCGACAAGATCCGGGGCGGCGCCGGCGACGACTACCTGATGGGTGCCGAGGGCAACGACCGGATCTGGGGCGGCGTCGGCAACGACGTGATCAACGGGCAGGGCGGCAACGACGCGATCGACGGCCAGGCCGGTCAGGACGGCCTGAACGGCGAACTCGGCAACGACGTCGTCTACGGGGGCCCCGGCGGGGACGATCTCTACGGCGACGTCGGAACCGACCGGCTCTACGGCGGGGCGGGCTACGACAACCTGATGGCGTACGAGTGGGACCACAAGAGCCCCGACTACTACTCCGGCGGCAGCGACTCGGACTCGATCTCCTACTCGTCCGCCCAGCGTGCGATCTCGGCGGACGCGGACGGTGTGAAGGGTGACGACGGCGCGAAGGGCGAGCGGGACACCATCGCCACCGACGTCGAGGACATCCGCGGCGGCGCCGGCAACGACGTGATCACCGGGAACGCCCGTGCGAACCAGCTGTTCGGCGGCCCGGGCAACGACACGATCCGCGGCGGAGGCGGCGACGACGACCTGTACGGCGAGGACGGGCGGGACCACCTCGACGGCGGCGCCGGGAACGACGAGCTGACAGGTGACGACGCGCTCGGGACCCGGTTCGACGCGGACACGATGCTCGGCGGGCCGGGATGGGACTGGGTCGGCTACGACTCCCGGGCCGCCGGTGTGGTGGTCGACCTGGACGGCGCCAAGGGTGACGACGGCAAGCCCGGCGAGAAGGACACCGTCGGCATCGACGTGGAGATGGTCAGCGGCTCCGACGGGAACGACACCCTGACCGGTAACGCGTACGCCAACGAGATCATCGGCCGGGACGGCAACGACGTCATCCGCGGTGGCGGCGGCAACGACGAGGTGCACGGCGGCAACGGCGCTGACGCGATCTACGGCGAGGCGGGTGACGACTACGTGTTCGAGCCGGGCGACGGCTCCCGCGACAAGCTCGACGGCGGCGTCAACAACGACAGGTGCCTGCTGGCCGCGGGCGAGGACACCGTCACCGGCTGCGAGCGGGTGGAGAACTAG
- a CDS encoding M4 family metallopeptidase: MKPRTPVVVAVTAATAAASAMVWISAPATAQPMTPPAEAAAESASALVAAEPASLQTSDGEAYVQRPVISTEKLQYVPYDRTYKGLPVIGGDFVVVTDHAGNTKFTSVAQSSPIGELAVTPKLTGPASVEIAKGELKTVKNVEGTKLVVVTTTGDPTLAWESTINGTSAEGISRLTVDVDAATGEVIRTYEHVTDVAGTGTGWITGSVTLDTTLSGSTYSMKDPSITSLSCQDASNNTTFSGSDNVWGNGTGTNKETGCVDAFYAAQKEKAMLASWLGRTGFTSGGGAWPIRVGLNQQNAYYDGTQVQIGKNTAGQWISSLDVVGHEIGHGIDDNTPGGISKSGTQEFVGDVFGAATEAFANNANDPRDYQVGEEVNLVGSGPIRYMYNPSLAGDDNCYSSSTPTQEVHAAAGPGNHWFYLLAEGTNPTNGQPASTRCSGSGAITGVGIQTATKIMYNAMLMKTSSSSYLKYRTWTLTAAKALDSTCGLFNTTKAAWDAVSVPAQSADPTCSTTTTSPTASPSTTTSNPPTGCTGTNATDVSIPDAGAAVYSDIAISGCARNASSSSKVAVNIVHTFRGDLRVDLVAPDGTTYNLKATSTSDSADNVNTTYTANLSAEAANGTWRLKAQDSYSRDTGYINTWTLTV, translated from the coding sequence GTGAAACCCCGAACCCCTGTCGTCGTCGCCGTGACCGCCGCGACCGCGGCAGCCTCGGCGATGGTGTGGATCAGCGCACCGGCGACCGCCCAGCCGATGACCCCGCCCGCCGAAGCCGCAGCCGAGTCCGCCTCCGCCCTGGTCGCCGCCGAACCCGCGAGCCTGCAGACCAGCGACGGTGAGGCCTACGTCCAGCGCCCGGTGATCTCCACCGAGAAGTTGCAGTACGTGCCGTACGACCGGACCTACAAGGGCCTGCCGGTGATCGGCGGTGACTTCGTGGTCGTCACCGACCACGCCGGCAACACCAAGTTCACCTCGGTGGCGCAGAGCAGCCCGATCGGCGAGCTCGCGGTCACCCCGAAACTCACCGGCCCCGCCTCGGTCGAGATCGCGAAGGGCGAGCTGAAGACGGTCAAGAACGTCGAGGGCACCAAGCTCGTCGTCGTGACCACGACCGGCGACCCCACGCTGGCCTGGGAATCCACCATCAACGGCACGAGCGCCGAGGGCATCAGCCGGCTCACCGTCGACGTCGACGCGGCCACCGGTGAGGTGATCCGCACCTACGAGCACGTGACCGACGTGGCGGGCACCGGAACCGGCTGGATCACCGGCTCGGTCACCCTGGACACCACCCTCTCGGGCAGCACCTACAGCATGAAGGACCCGAGCATCACGTCGCTGAGCTGCCAGGATGCCTCGAACAACACGACGTTCAGCGGCAGCGACAACGTGTGGGGCAACGGCACCGGCACGAACAAGGAGACCGGCTGCGTCGACGCGTTCTACGCGGCGCAGAAGGAGAAGGCGATGCTCGCCAGCTGGCTGGGCCGCACCGGCTTCACCAGCGGTGGCGGCGCCTGGCCGATCCGGGTCGGCCTGAACCAGCAGAACGCGTACTACGACGGCACCCAGGTCCAGATCGGCAAGAACACCGCCGGTCAGTGGATCTCGTCGCTCGACGTGGTGGGTCACGAGATCGGTCACGGCATCGACGACAACACCCCCGGCGGCATCTCCAAGAGCGGCACCCAGGAGTTCGTCGGCGACGTCTTCGGCGCGGCCACCGAGGCCTTCGCGAACAACGCGAACGACCCGCGGGACTACCAGGTCGGCGAAGAGGTCAACCTGGTCGGCAGCGGCCCGATCCGGTACATGTACAACCCGTCGCTCGCCGGCGACGACAACTGCTACTCCAGCAGCACCCCGACCCAGGAGGTGCACGCCGCGGCCGGCCCCGGCAACCACTGGTTCTACCTGCTCGCCGAGGGCACCAACCCGACCAACGGCCAGCCGGCCAGCACCCGGTGCTCCGGTTCCGGCGCGATCACCGGTGTCGGCATCCAGACCGCCACGAAGATCATGTACAACGCGATGCTGATGAAGACCAGCAGCTCGTCGTACCTGAAGTACCGCACCTGGACGCTGACCGCGGCCAAGGCCCTGGACAGCACCTGCGGGCTCTTCAACACCACCAAGGCCGCCTGGGACGCGGTGAGCGTGCCGGCCCAGTCCGCCGACCCGACCTGCTCCACCACGACGACTTCGCCCACCGCGTCGCCGTCGACCACCACCAGCAACCCGCCGACCGGCTGCACCGGCACGAACGCCACCGACGTGTCCATCCCGGACGCCGGCGCCGCGGTCTACAGCGACATCGCGATCAGCGGGTGCGCCCGCAACGCGTCGTCGAGCAGCAAGGTGGCCGTCAACATCGTCCACACGTTCCGGGGTGACCTGCGGGTCGACCTGGTCGCGCCGGACGGCACGACGTACAACCTGAAGGCCACGTCGACGTCGGACAGCGCGGACAACGTCAACACGACCTACACCGCCAACCTCTCCGCCGAGGCGGCGAATGGCACGTGGCGGCTCAAGGCCCAGGATTCGTACTCCCGGGACACGGGGTACATCAACACCTGGACCCTGACAGTCTGA
- a CDS encoding baeRF2 domain-containing protein, which produces MRLSMLRTLYDHPGPWASAYLDASHDTEDAAKIIELRWRAARESLTEQGCDPATLAALEAAALEHPARPGRHGLALFATAGEVPLRRALAAPPRTEIATFGPLPHVMPMLAQLGDEIPYLRVVVDHTGGAIDAAGAGDLVQHREVEGTEDYPVHKVGVGGWNALKAEHNYDLTWRRNAGDVAEAVTDLADRTGPEIIVVAGDPKSRPMLVSQLPERWRSRVVETDAGSRGAGADPAALEDVTIQAIAERAVEHQRDVLDRFRTQLGRDGAAGNGLHAVVTALQRGQVDTVLMIDDPSSTEELWIGAEPTEIADDPSLLVNPRKVRADAAMIRALAGTDGGIVLVDPDEPGLSGGVAALLRYADAHR; this is translated from the coding sequence ATGCGACTCTCCATGCTGCGCACGCTCTACGACCATCCCGGCCCGTGGGCGTCGGCCTACCTCGACGCGTCGCACGACACCGAGGACGCGGCGAAGATCATCGAGCTGCGGTGGCGCGCGGCCCGCGAATCCCTGACCGAGCAGGGCTGCGACCCGGCGACCCTGGCCGCGCTCGAGGCGGCCGCCCTGGAACATCCGGCCCGGCCCGGACGGCACGGGCTCGCCCTTTTCGCGACCGCCGGAGAGGTGCCGCTGCGCCGGGCGCTCGCCGCTCCGCCCCGCACCGAGATCGCCACCTTCGGCCCGTTGCCGCACGTCATGCCGATGCTCGCCCAGCTCGGCGACGAGATCCCCTATTTGCGGGTGGTGGTCGACCACACCGGCGGTGCCATCGACGCGGCCGGCGCCGGTGACCTGGTGCAGCACCGCGAGGTGGAGGGCACCGAGGACTACCCTGTGCACAAGGTCGGCGTCGGTGGGTGGAACGCGCTGAAGGCCGAGCACAACTACGACCTGACCTGGCGGCGCAATGCCGGTGACGTGGCGGAGGCGGTCACCGACCTGGCTGACCGGACCGGGCCGGAGATCATCGTGGTGGCCGGCGACCCGAAGTCCCGCCCGATGCTCGTCTCCCAGCTGCCGGAACGCTGGCGCAGCCGGGTGGTCGAGACGGACGCCGGATCCCGGGGCGCCGGGGCCGACCCCGCCGCGCTGGAGGACGTGACGATCCAGGCGATCGCCGAGCGGGCCGTCGAGCACCAGCGGGACGTCCTCGACCGGTTCCGCACCCAGCTCGGGCGGGACGGCGCGGCCGGCAACGGGCTGCACGCCGTGGTCACCGCGCTGCAACGCGGCCAGGTCGACACCGTCCTCATGATCGACGACCCGTCGTCGACCGAGGAGCTGTGGATCGGCGCGGAGCCCACAGAGATCGCCGACGACCCGTCGCTGCTGGTGAATCCACGGAAGGTCCGTGCCGACGCCGCGATGATCAGGGCCCTGGCCGGCACCGACGGCGGGATCGTCCTGGTCGACCCGGACGAGCCCGGTCTCTCCGGTGGGGTGGCCGCGCTGCTGCGGTACGCGGACGCCCACCGCTGA
- a CDS encoding response regulator transcription factor, which produces MAMILLVEDDRIITAALTRALTDAGHVVRPVGQAAQALRIVTQERPDLVILDLGLPDIDGTDALRMMRTVSDVPVIVATARRSEADIIALLSAGADDYVTKPFSGGHILARISAVLRRARTIEQQQPNTITVGELVIKPRQRRVELRGEPLQLTRREFDVLAYLAERVGQVISRRELMNQVWQQARIGEEQTIDVHISWLRRKLGETAAKPRFLHTVRGVGVMMVDPQ; this is translated from the coding sequence ATGGCGATGATCCTGTTGGTCGAGGACGACCGCATCATCACGGCCGCGCTGACCCGTGCGCTGACCGATGCCGGGCACGTCGTGCGCCCGGTCGGTCAGGCTGCCCAGGCGTTGCGGATCGTGACCCAGGAGCGTCCCGACCTGGTCATTCTCGATCTCGGGCTGCCCGACATCGACGGCACCGACGCGCTGCGGATGATGCGTACCGTCTCCGACGTCCCGGTGATCGTCGCGACCGCACGGCGCTCGGAGGCGGACATCATCGCACTGCTGTCGGCCGGCGCCGACGACTACGTGACGAAGCCGTTCTCCGGCGGGCACATCCTGGCCCGGATCTCGGCGGTGCTGCGCCGCGCGCGCACCATCGAGCAGCAGCAGCCGAACACCATCACGGTCGGCGAGCTGGTGATCAAGCCGAGGCAGCGGCGGGTCGAGCTGCGGGGTGAGCCGTTGCAGCTGACCCGGCGGGAGTTCGACGTCCTCGCGTACCTGGCCGAGCGGGTGGGCCAGGTGATCAGCCGCCGCGAGCTGATGAACCAGGTCTGGCAGCAGGCCCGGATCGGCGAGGAACAGACCATCGACGTCCACATCTCGTGGCTGCGCCGCAAGCTCGGCGAGACCGCCGCGAAGCCGCGTTTCCTGCACACCGTCCGAGGAGTCGGCGTCATGATGGTCGATCCCCAATGA